A single uncultured Acetobacterium sp. DNA region contains:
- a CDS encoding ABC transporter ATP-binding protein, whose product MVINVKNMVKRYGDLIALDHFNLEVQEGEILGLLGPNGSGKTTAINCILSLLKYDKGTIEIYDQPMSPDAYDIKRDIGVVMQNVAVFNELTVYENIDYFCGLYVSDKQTRKKLVGEAIDFVGLNDFKKFYPKKLSGGLLRRLNIACGIAHKPKLIILDEPTVAVDPQSRNNILEGILELNRQGATIIYTSHYMEEVEQICSRIAIMDKGKIIAMGTNEDLKKMIKSGEHISLELLNPENLDLTEIQALTHIISAELTDHQLVVKSSRGKNNLIAILDHLKDQNIAIGKVYSEPPTLNDVFLEITGKELRD is encoded by the coding sequence ATGGTAATCAATGTAAAAAATATGGTCAAACGATACGGGGATCTCATCGCCCTGGATCACTTCAATCTGGAAGTTCAGGAAGGTGAAATCCTGGGACTGCTGGGGCCCAACGGTTCGGGAAAAACCACCGCTATCAACTGCATCTTGTCGCTGCTTAAATATGATAAGGGGACTATCGAAATTTACGATCAGCCAATGTCCCCGGATGCCTATGATATCAAACGTGACATCGGGGTGGTGATGCAAAACGTGGCCGTCTTTAATGAACTGACCGTATATGAAAATATCGACTACTTCTGCGGTCTTTATGTTTCTGATAAACAAACCCGAAAAAAGCTGGTTGGCGAAGCCATCGATTTTGTGGGACTCAACGATTTTAAAAAATTCTACCCCAAAAAACTCAGCGGCGGGCTGCTCCGCCGCTTGAACATCGCCTGCGGGATTGCCCATAAGCCTAAGCTGATCATCCTAGATGAGCCCACGGTGGCTGTCGATCCCCAGAGCCGCAACAATATCCTGGAAGGGATTCTGGAATTAAACCGCCAAGGTGCCACCATCATCTATACTTCCCATTATATGGAAGAGGTTGAACAGATCTGCAGTCGCATTGCCATTATGGATAAGGGCAAAATCATTGCCATGGGTACCAATGAAGACCTCAAAAAAATGATTAAATCCGGCGAACATATCAGTCTTGAACTGCTCAACCCCGAGAATCTGGATCTCACCGAAATCCAGGCCTTGACGCACATTATCTCGGCCGAGTTAACCGATCATCAGCTGGTCGTGAAGTCAAGTCGGGGAAAAAATAATCTGATTGCGATTCTTGATCATTTGAAGGATCAAAATATTGCCATCGGTAAAGTTTATTCTGAACCGCCAACTCTGAACGATGTCTTTCTGGAAATCACCGGCAAAGAACTCAGAGATTAG
- a CDS encoding helix-turn-helix transcriptional regulator: protein MEKDLLSAQEVADILKIARNTVYGLIKRGELSSSKVGKQVRISRGEVDAYLNRTMNTEENTYKQIGDYGLFQERNSQLFLDQTTAEGTMRKEFVICGQDISLDILMNHLNNRNEALQIYRSYLGSYNGIYALYLGKVNLATAHMWDGDTDEYNTSYVKKMMPGVPALIIRIARRQQGFYVQKNNPQGICDWADLKRPDITIINREKGSGTRILLDEKLRLEGIDGEKINGYFRECKSHLAVANIVSRSGADVGIGCETGCISIPGVEFIPLQTESYDLVIRKSDAKNQPYKMILEIITSDSFKMDLQSIYNYDTSETGKIIQSNEN, encoded by the coding sequence GTGGAAAAGGATTTACTAAGTGCACAAGAAGTTGCCGATATTTTAAAAATCGCCAGAAATACCGTATATGGGCTTATCAAACGAGGTGAATTATCGTCCTCTAAAGTAGGGAAACAGGTCAGAATATCACGGGGTGAGGTTGACGCGTATTTAAACAGAACCATGAATACGGAGGAAAACACCTATAAACAGATCGGCGATTATGGCCTTTTTCAGGAACGGAATAGTCAACTGTTCTTAGATCAAACAACAGCAGAGGGGACGATGCGTAAGGAATTTGTTATTTGCGGTCAAGACATTTCGCTGGATATCTTAATGAATCACCTGAATAATCGGAATGAGGCACTCCAGATCTATCGTTCTTATCTGGGGAGTTATAATGGCATTTACGCCCTTTATCTGGGGAAGGTCAATTTGGCCACCGCTCACATGTGGGATGGCGATACTGACGAATACAACACTTCTTATGTGAAAAAAATGATGCCGGGTGTTCCGGCATTAATTATCCGGATTGCCCGGCGTCAGCAGGGCTTTTATGTGCAAAAAAACAATCCTCAAGGGATTTGTGACTGGGCTGATTTAAAGCGACCGGATATAACAATCATCAATCGGGAAAAAGGCAGCGGCACGCGGATTTTGTTAGATGAGAAACTCCGCCTTGAAGGGATTGATGGCGAAAAAATTAATGGTTACTTTCGTGAGTGCAAGTCTCATCTGGCCGTTGCCAATATTGTTTCCCGGAGTGGCGCTGATGTGGGCATTGGCTGTGAAACCGGCTGTATCAGTATCCCTGGGGTTGAATTCATTCCGCTGCAAACCGAATCTTATGATCTGGTAATCAGGAAGTCGGATGCAAAAAATCAGCCTTACAAGATGATTCTGGAAATCATCACGTCAGACTCCTTTAAAATGGATCTGCAAAGTATTTATAATTATGATACATCAGAGACGGGGAAGATCATTCAAAGTAATGAGAACTAA
- a CDS encoding response regulator transcription factor, producing MKILVVDDDRLVCASLKTIIESQGDIEVIGMGHNGEEAITLYRQLKPDVLLMDIRMEVMTGLEAAGVILTADKAAKILFLTTFLDDEYIIKALKLGAKGYLIKQDFESIVPSLKAVQSGQSVFGQDIVTKIPGLMNNLDQKEQHNFDLSDKERELIDLVAQGLSNREVANSLYLSEGTVRNRISVILEKLELRDRTQLAIFYYKKLI from the coding sequence ATGAAAATACTTGTCGTTGATGATGACCGGCTGGTTTGTGCATCGCTGAAAACTATTATTGAATCCCAGGGGGATATTGAAGTGATCGGAATGGGTCACAATGGCGAAGAAGCTATTACCTTATACCGTCAATTAAAACCGGATGTTTTGCTGATGGACATCCGCATGGAGGTGATGACCGGGCTGGAAGCCGCCGGAGTCATTCTTACAGCCGATAAAGCAGCTAAAATATTATTTTTAACCACTTTTCTGGATGATGAATATATTATCAAAGCGCTTAAGCTGGGGGCCAAGGGCTATCTGATCAAACAAGATTTTGAAAGCATTGTGCCCTCGCTGAAAGCGGTACAGAGTGGGCAAAGTGTTTTTGGGCAAGATATTGTGACAAAAATACCGGGTTTAATGAATAATTTAGATCAGAAAGAACAGCATAATTTTGACTTAAGTGATAAGGAACGGGAACTCATCGATTTGGTTGCTCAGGGATTGAGTAATCGGGAGGTCGCAAATAGTCTCTATTTAAGTGAAGGCACTGTTAGGAATCGCATCAGTGTTATATTGGAAAAATTAGAGCTCAGAGATCGGACACAATTGGCTATATTCTATTATAAAAAGCTGATCTGA
- a CDS encoding ABC transporter permease produces MFLFNYRYRLKCIFKDRQLMFWTFLFPILLATLFNLAFSNLSSADNFLKVNVAVVQNEELDHNPAFTQAIDGANDLFIVQYTTSEVADALLKDNQIDGYIVFDSDLHLVVNQSGLNQTIIRGFLDDFVQSSATIVTVIGQNPAALNNGMLTGISSRTEYLTAVSASHSNPDPIVNYFYALIAMTCLYGGFLGVKEVVAIQADLSAVGARINLAPTNKLTVFISSMLAATTIQLLELLILLTFLIKVLDISFGDQLGYIALTCVVGSLTGVTFGACIGSIVKKGEGLKIGILIGSTMTMSFLAGMMSADMKYLVMTKAPILGYLNPANLITDSFYALYYYNTYTQFFTDILLLCGFIIAFSSITYFVLRRQKYASL; encoded by the coding sequence ATGTTTTTATTTAATTACCGCTATCGCCTCAAGTGCATCTTTAAAGACCGACAGTTGATGTTCTGGACCTTTCTTTTTCCAATTCTGTTGGCAACCCTATTTAACCTGGCCTTTTCCAACCTTTCAAGCGCCGATAATTTTCTGAAAGTGAATGTGGCGGTGGTTCAGAATGAGGAGTTGGATCATAACCCGGCTTTCACTCAGGCCATCGATGGGGCCAATGATTTGTTTATTGTTCAGTATACGACCAGTGAAGTAGCCGATGCGCTACTCAAAGATAATCAAATCGATGGTTATATTGTTTTTGATTCAGATCTCCACTTGGTAGTAAACCAGTCTGGTCTCAATCAGACCATCATCCGGGGATTTCTGGATGATTTTGTTCAATCATCTGCAACCATCGTCACTGTTATCGGCCAAAACCCTGCCGCCCTGAATAATGGTATGCTAACTGGAATTTCCAGTCGGACTGAATACCTGACCGCTGTTTCTGCCAGCCACTCCAACCCAGATCCGATTGTCAATTATTTTTATGCCCTGATTGCGATGACCTGTTTATATGGTGGGTTTCTGGGAGTAAAAGAAGTGGTAGCGATTCAGGCGGATCTTTCCGCTGTGGGTGCCCGAATCAATCTGGCTCCCACTAATAAACTGACGGTCTTTATTTCCTCGATGCTGGCTGCCACCACCATCCAACTGCTGGAGCTTTTGATTCTGCTGACCTTTCTTATCAAGGTACTGGACATCAGTTTTGGTGACCAGTTGGGCTATATTGCCCTGACCTGTGTAGTGGGAAGCCTCACCGGAGTGACCTTTGGTGCCTGCATTGGTTCAATTGTCAAAAAAGGCGAAGGCCTCAAAATCGGTATCCTGATTGGCTCCACCATGACCATGTCCTTTCTGGCCGGAATGATGTCTGCCGATATGAAGTATCTTGTGATGACCAAAGCGCCGATTCTGGGTTACCTCAACCCGGCCAATCTGATCACCGACAGTTTTTATGCCCTGTATTACTACAATACCTATACCCAGTTTTTTACGGACATCCTGCTGCTGTGCGGTTTCATCATTGCATTCAGTTCGATCACGTATTTTGTATTAAGGAGACAGAAATATGCAAGTTTATAA
- the nifH gene encoding nitrogenase iron protein: protein MRKIAIYGKGGIGKSTTQQNTAAAMAHYYDKKVFIHGCDPKADSTRLILRGKPQETVMDVLREQGSQKVTNDKVIREGFLGIRCVESGGPEPGVGCAGRGVITAIDLMEANGAYSDDLDFVFFDVLGDVVCGGFAMPIREGKAEEVYIVASGEMMAIYAANNICKGLVKYAKQSGVRLGGIICNSRKVDREREFLEEFTASIGTHMIHFVPRDNIVQKAEFNKKTVVEYDETENQAKEYGELARKIIENDNFVVPKPLSMDQLEAMVVKYGIAD, encoded by the coding sequence ATGAGAAAAATAGCAATTTACGGAAAAGGCGGTATTGGTAAATCCACCACCCAACAAAATACCGCGGCAGCCATGGCACATTACTATGACAAAAAAGTTTTTATTCACGGATGCGATCCAAAGGCGGATTCAACACGACTCATTCTTAGAGGCAAACCTCAGGAAACCGTCATGGATGTTCTGAGAGAACAAGGTTCCCAAAAAGTCACCAATGACAAAGTCATTCGCGAAGGGTTTTTAGGCATTCGCTGTGTGGAATCCGGTGGTCCTGAACCAGGTGTCGGCTGTGCCGGCCGTGGTGTTATTACTGCCATTGACCTGATGGAAGCAAATGGCGCTTACAGCGATGATTTGGATTTTGTGTTCTTTGATGTCCTCGGCGATGTTGTTTGCGGCGGGTTTGCAATGCCAATCAGAGAAGGTAAAGCCGAAGAAGTTTACATTGTCGCTTCCGGAGAAATGATGGCTATTTATGCTGCCAACAATATTTGCAAAGGCCTGGTGAAATACGCAAAACAAAGCGGCGTCCGTCTTGGCGGGATCATCTGCAACAGTCGTAAGGTTGATCGCGAACGCGAGTTTCTGGAAGAATTTACTGCCTCAATTGGAACCCATATGATTCATTTTGTTCCCCGAGACAATATTGTTCAAAAAGCTGAGTTTAATAAAAAGACCGTCGTGGAGTATGACGAAACCGAAAACCAGGCCAAAGAGTATGGTGAACTGGCCCGAAAAATCATTGAAAATGATAACTTCGTTGTCCCCAAACCGCTATCAATGGATCAATTAGAAGCAATGGTTGTTAAATACGGCATCGCCGATTAA
- a CDS encoding P-II family nitrogen regulator yields MKMIRAIIRPEAADTIADGLAEAGFISMTKSSAFGRGKQKGITLGSTHYDELPKTVIMLVVEDENVDEVLKLIKYKAYTGNFGDGKIFITPVERVVAVRTGDTTL; encoded by the coding sequence ATGAAAATGATACGCGCAATTATCCGGCCTGAAGCAGCCGATACAATCGCCGATGGCCTTGCCGAAGCAGGTTTTATTTCAATGACCAAAAGCAGTGCCTTTGGTCGTGGGAAACAAAAAGGGATCACCTTGGGATCAACCCACTATGATGAGTTGCCAAAAACAGTCATCATGCTGGTTGTTGAAGATGAAAATGTGGATGAAGTTTTAAAGCTCATTAAATACAAGGCCTACACGGGTAATTTTGGCGATGGTAAAATCTTTATCACCCCAGTAGAAAGGGTTGTGGCAGTTCGTACCGGCGACACCACACTTTAG
- a CDS encoding histidine kinase, protein MNKLIDKLIIFGFCLALYLTTVDNVLLIAPVLVAVIFSAAASYLKEGPVTVGLFVGYLVICFFEPAYLTFIPLIGYDILLSQYKWLWTLVLLPAATGFTELSGTSVVLIPIFMVVANFLKKRTLSLETLRQDYNGLRDTTRETALQLEKKNKMLMEKQDYELNLATLTERNRIARDIHDNVGHMLSRSILQTGALLAITKEAQTKEGLIQIKETLSEAMDSIRSSVHDLHDESLNLQVELQTLIKNFEFCPVKFDYDVESSLDKEVKYCFIGVVKEAFSNIIRHSNATEVSLVVREHPGLIQLVVKDNGIGSTKLDSDGIGLMNIADRVAALNGNVNITPDHGFRIFISVPKNE, encoded by the coding sequence ATGAATAAGCTGATTGATAAACTGATTATTTTCGGGTTCTGTCTAGCATTGTATTTGACTACCGTGGACAATGTGCTGTTGATTGCCCCGGTTTTGGTGGCGGTCATTTTTAGTGCTGCGGCAAGCTATTTAAAAGAAGGGCCGGTGACGGTTGGCTTGTTTGTGGGTTATCTGGTGATCTGCTTTTTTGAACCGGCATATCTTACATTCATTCCACTGATTGGTTATGACATTCTTCTTTCCCAATACAAATGGTTGTGGACATTGGTACTTCTGCCAGCAGCAACAGGATTCACGGAGCTTAGTGGTACCTCTGTGGTGCTGATCCCAATTTTTATGGTGGTAGCCAATTTTCTTAAAAAACGAACCCTTTCGCTGGAAACATTGAGACAAGACTATAATGGCCTTCGGGATACTACCCGGGAAACCGCCTTGCAGCTGGAAAAAAAGAATAAAATGCTGATGGAAAAGCAGGACTATGAATTGAACCTGGCCACACTAACCGAACGGAACCGGATTGCCAGGGATATTCATGATAATGTGGGGCATATGCTTTCCCGGAGTATTCTGCAAACCGGCGCGCTGTTGGCAATCACCAAAGAAGCACAAACCAAAGAGGGCTTAATTCAAATCAAAGAAACGCTTTCTGAAGCCATGGACAGCATCAGAAGCAGCGTCCATGATCTCCACGATGAATCCTTGAATTTGCAGGTGGAACTGCAGACGCTGATCAAGAATTTTGAGTTTTGTCCGGTAAAATTTGATTATGATGTGGAATCCAGTTTAGATAAAGAAGTCAAATACTGTTTTATCGGGGTGGTCAAAGAAGCTTTTTCAAATATCATCCGCCATTCCAATGCCACCGAAGTTTCACTGGTGGTCCGTGAACATCCGGGGTTGATTCAGCTGGTGGTTAAGGATAACGGCATCGGTAGCACGAAACTAGACAGCGACGGCATCGGGCTGATGAACATTGCCGATCGGGTGGCAGCCTTGAACGGCAACGTCAATATTACACCGGATCATGGTTTTAGAATTTTTATTTCAGTACCGAAAAATGAATAG
- the anfD gene encoding nitrogenase iron-iron protein, alpha chain — MPYHLFKCSESIPEREKHAVIKGAGEDLTSALPLGYLNTIPGSISERGCAYCGAKHVIGTPMKDVIHMSHGPVGCTYDTWQTKRYISDNDNFQLKYTYATDMKEQHIVFGAEKLLKKNILEAFAAFPEMKRMTLYQTCASALIGDDINAIADEVMEEMPDVDIFVCNSPGFGGPSQSGGHHKINIAWINQKVGTVEPEITSDYVINYVGEYNIQGDQEVMQDFFKRMGIQILSTFTGNGSYDDLRGMHRAQLNVLECARSAEYICNELRVRYGIPRLDIDGFGHEAMASSLRKVGMFFGIEDRAEAIIAEESARWKPELDWYKARLTDKKVCLWPGGSKLWHWANVIHEEMGINVVSVYTKFGHQQDMEKGISRCEVGALAIDDPNELENMEAMETLEPDIIFTGKRPGEVAKKVRVPYLNAHAYHNGPWKGWEGWVRFARDIYNGIYSPIHKLSLLDISKDEIPTDVGFETQRMLSDVNLSDEIKNSTTLREYSGKYDCIKGLREKTYPEYLTKKVSEAV; from the coding sequence ATGCCTTATCATTTGTTTAAATGCAGTGAGTCTATTCCAGAACGTGAAAAACATGCCGTTATCAAAGGCGCAGGAGAAGATCTTACCTCTGCCTTACCCCTCGGCTATCTAAACACCATACCCGGATCAATATCAGAACGAGGCTGCGCCTATTGCGGAGCAAAACATGTCATTGGCACTCCGATGAAAGATGTTATCCACATGAGTCACGGCCCCGTCGGTTGTACCTACGACACCTGGCAAACAAAACGCTATATCAGCGATAATGATAATTTTCAATTAAAATACACCTATGCTACCGATATGAAGGAACAGCATATTGTCTTTGGCGCCGAAAAACTTTTAAAAAAAAATATCCTCGAAGCTTTTGCAGCTTTTCCAGAAATGAAACGCATGACGCTTTACCAAACCTGCGCATCGGCATTAATTGGCGATGATATTAACGCCATCGCCGATGAAGTCATGGAAGAAATGCCCGATGTTGACATTTTTGTTTGTAACTCCCCCGGTTTTGGCGGCCCTAGCCAGTCCGGTGGCCATCATAAGATCAACATCGCCTGGATTAACCAGAAAGTGGGCACCGTGGAACCGGAAATTACCAGTGATTATGTTATCAACTATGTCGGTGAATATAATATCCAGGGCGACCAGGAAGTAATGCAGGATTTCTTCAAACGCATGGGCATCCAGATTCTTTCAACCTTTACCGGCAATGGCTCTTATGATGATTTGCGCGGGATGCACCGGGCCCAACTTAACGTTTTAGAATGCGCCCGTTCGGCTGAATACATCTGTAATGAACTGCGGGTCAGATACGGAATACCCCGTCTTGATATTGATGGATTTGGGCATGAAGCAATGGCCTCTTCGCTACGAAAGGTTGGCATGTTTTTCGGGATTGAAGACCGGGCTGAAGCCATTATTGCCGAAGAATCAGCTCGCTGGAAACCGGAATTGGACTGGTACAAAGCCAGACTCACCGATAAAAAGGTGTGTTTATGGCCAGGTGGATCAAAGCTCTGGCATTGGGCCAATGTTATCCATGAAGAAATGGGAATCAATGTTGTCTCCGTCTATACCAAATTCGGTCATCAGCAGGATATGGAAAAAGGGATTTCACGCTGTGAGGTCGGGGCTCTGGCCATAGATGATCCCAACGAACTGGAAAACATGGAAGCCATGGAAACTTTGGAACCGGATATCATCTTTACCGGAAAACGACCGGGTGAGGTTGCCAAAAAAGTCCGGGTTCCCTACCTCAATGCCCATGCCTATCACAATGGTCCCTGGAAAGGCTGGGAAGGCTGGGTCCGATTTGCCCGGGATATTTATAATGGTATTTATTCACCGATTCATAAATTATCACTTCTCGATATCAGCAAGGACGAGATCCCCACCGATGTCGGTTTTGAAACCCAACGGATGCTTTCTGATGTCAACCTCAGTGATGAAATAAAAAATTCCACCACCCTCAGAGAATATTCTGGAAAATATGACTGCATAAAAGGGTTGAGAGAAAAAACATACCCAGAATACTTAACTAAAAAAGTTTCTGAAGCTGTCTAA
- a CDS encoding P-II family nitrogen regulator, which produces MKEIIAIIRPKKVGATKDALDQLGYPAMTAIPVLGRGKQRGLIGEINIEIRPGILEQPRVMKYIPKRQLSIVVKDEDVDKVLSTIVEINQTSEIGDGKIFVCPVDNVVRVRTDEEGEAAII; this is translated from the coding sequence ATGAAAGAGATAATTGCCATCATCCGTCCCAAAAAAGTCGGTGCCACCAAGGATGCCCTTGATCAGTTGGGTTACCCGGCCATGACCGCCATCCCGGTCCTCGGCAGAGGAAAACAACGAGGACTCATCGGTGAGATCAACATTGAAATTAGACCAGGTATTCTGGAGCAACCGCGAGTCATGAAATATATCCCTAAACGTCAGCTGTCAATTGTCGTCAAAGATGAGGACGTTGACAAGGTATTATCTACGATAGTTGAAATCAATCAAACGTCAGAAATTGGCGATGGCAAAATCTTCGTTTGTCCCGTTGACAATGTGGTCCGGGTGCGAACGGATGAAGAAGGCGAAGCCGCTATTATTTAA
- the anfG gene encoding Fe-only nitrogenase subunit delta, translated as MDELTKDRVEQLIDYIMKKCLWQFHSRTWDRERQNENILGMTTQLLCDETVTAESLEDKCYWVDAVCLADAYKERYTWLTSMEKPEIKSLMQDVKNRLDHLTITGSLNEELNDPLY; from the coding sequence ATGGATGAATTGACAAAAGACCGCGTCGAGCAATTAATTGATTATATTATGAAGAAATGTTTGTGGCAGTTTCATTCACGCACCTGGGATCGGGAACGACAAAATGAAAACATCCTCGGGATGACCACCCAACTCTTATGTGATGAAACGGTTACTGCCGAAAGTTTAGAAGATAAATGCTACTGGGTAGACGCCGTTTGTCTGGCCGATGCTTACAAAGAGCGGTATACCTGGCTGACTAGCATGGAAAAACCGGAAATTAAGTCATTGATGCAGGATGTGAAAAACCGATTGGACCACCTGACCATTACCGGATCACTCAATGAAGAGTTAAATGATCCAC
- a CDS encoding ABC transporter permease, whose protein sequence is MQVYKAFFKVIQKNRGQILIYLVVFMVLALLLSSTYNPPQDTDFTKVKVNIAFINNDSDSQLVDGLKTYLGENANLVDIPDDTQKLQDALFFRQVEYILRVPTGFTEAMLNGQDVQLEKTTVPDSTSNVYMDLLINKYLNTVKTYTTYMPGLTQDELVSYLEKDLSEATEVTMISNGTHSAYAEKSGYYFNYLSYSTFAILILGVCSVMLVFNDTDLKRRNLCSPIRSTSMNFQMILGNVSFAVLTWLVLISASFVMYGSFMFTATGLLLLLNSFVFTLAALSISYLIGNLVKSRGAMSAVANVFALGTSFISGVFVPQALLGANVLTIASFTPTYWYVKANNEITAAVNFNADNLQSIFTSMVLVLAFGVAVLGITLVLIKQRRVEA, encoded by the coding sequence ATGCAAGTTTATAAAGCTTTTTTCAAAGTAATTCAGAAGAATCGCGGCCAGATTCTGATTTACCTGGTAGTTTTCATGGTCCTGGCACTATTGCTCAGCAGCACCTATAACCCGCCCCAGGACACTGATTTTACCAAGGTCAAGGTCAATATTGCCTTTATCAATAACGATAGTGATTCTCAGTTGGTGGATGGACTCAAAACCTATTTGGGTGAAAATGCCAACCTGGTGGATATTCCCGACGATACCCAAAAGCTCCAGGATGCTCTGTTCTTCCGACAGGTAGAATATATCCTCCGTGTTCCGACTGGCTTTACCGAAGCGATGTTAAATGGCCAAGATGTCCAGCTGGAAAAAACAACCGTGCCGGACTCCACCAGCAATGTCTACATGGATCTGCTGATCAATAAATACCTGAACACCGTTAAAACCTATACCACCTACATGCCTGGTCTTACCCAGGACGAACTGGTGAGCTATCTGGAAAAAGATCTGTCCGAAGCCACAGAGGTGACCATGATCAGTAATGGCACCCACTCCGCTTATGCCGAAAAATCCGGATATTATTTCAACTATCTATCCTATTCCACTTTTGCCATTCTGATTCTAGGGGTCTGCTCAGTGATGCTGGTTTTCAATGACACTGATTTAAAACGGCGGAATCTCTGCTCCCCGATCCGGTCAACCAGCATGAATTTTCAGATGATTCTGGGCAATGTCAGTTTTGCCGTTCTAACCTGGCTGGTTCTGATCTCAGCAAGCTTTGTCATGTATGGCAGTTTTATGTTTACTGCCACCGGCTTGCTGCTACTTTTAAACTCCTTTGTCTTCACTCTGGCGGCCTTAAGCATTAGCTATTTAATCGGCAATTTGGTCAAAAGTCGAGGGGCTATGTCTGCCGTCGCCAATGTCTTCGCTTTGGGCACCAGCTTTATCAGCGGCGTCTTTGTCCCCCAAGCACTGCTGGGTGCCAATGTGCTGACCATTGCCAGTTTTACCCCCACCTACTGGTATGTTAAAGCGAATAACGAAATCACCGCTGCCGTCAACTTCAATGCTGACAATCTTCAATCCATTTTCACCAGCATGGTACTGGTGCTGGCCTTCGGGGTGGCGGTGCTGGGCATAACGTTGGTGCTGATTAAGCAGCGGCGGGTGGAAGCTTAG